Proteins from one Orenia marismortui DSM 5156 genomic window:
- a CDS encoding protein arginine kinase — MLEEDFMSRWMNKIGPESDVVISSRIRLARNLDNICFTNQANNNDLEEILNIINNLLLENNKFNLRLLLLDDFSKTRKKMLVERHLISPDLAKDGRHKAVALSDDETISLMINEEDHLRLQVLYPGLQLQESWDLSDQIDDYLENCIDIAFDEKYGYLTSCPTNVGTGLRASVMIHLPALTMINRVQNIMTAISQLGLAVRGLYGEGTDTVGNLYQISNQVTLGRLEEDIIQNLLEVTHQIIDKERNARSILLKEKELFLKDQIYRAYGTLKYAYKISIQEAMKLISNVRLGIDLGIIKNVDPIILNQLMVIIRPSTLETIKDKDMTLEERDIYRAELIRERFSEEGKDDF, encoded by the coding sequence ATGTTAGAAGAGGACTTTATGAGTAGATGGATGAATAAAATAGGTCCTGAATCAGATGTAGTTATTAGTAGTAGAATTAGGTTAGCTAGAAATTTAGATAATATCTGTTTTACTAATCAAGCTAATAATAATGATTTAGAAGAAATACTAAATATTATTAATAATTTATTGTTAGAGAATAATAAATTTAATTTAAGGTTATTATTATTAGATGACTTTTCAAAAACTAGGAAAAAAATGTTAGTTGAAAGACATTTAATTAGTCCTGATTTAGCTAAAGATGGTCGCCATAAGGCTGTAGCTTTATCAGATGATGAAACTATTAGTTTAATGATTAATGAAGAAGATCATTTGAGGTTACAGGTGCTTTATCCAGGACTTCAATTACAAGAGTCTTGGGATTTATCTGATCAGATAGACGATTATTTAGAAAATTGTATAGATATAGCTTTTGATGAAAAGTATGGATATTTGACATCTTGTCCTACTAATGTAGGAACAGGTTTGAGAGCTTCTGTTATGATTCATCTTCCAGCCTTGACTATGATTAATCGGGTACAAAATATTATGACTGCTATTTCCCAATTGGGATTAGCTGTTAGAGGATTATATGGTGAAGGCACAGATACTGTAGGAAATTTATATCAAATTTCTAATCAAGTGACCTTAGGTAGGTTAGAAGAAGATATAATACAAAATTTATTGGAAGTAACTCATCAAATTATTGATAAAGAAAGAAATGCTAGAAGTATATTATTAAAAGAAAAGGAGTTATTTTTAAAAGATCAAATATATCGTGCTTATGGAACTTTAAAGTATGCATATAAAATTTCTATTCAAGAAGCAATGAAATTGATTTCAAATGTAAGGTTGGGTATTGATTTGGGTATAATAAAAAATGTAGATCCAATTATTTTAAATCAATTGATGGTAATTATTAGACCTTCTACTCTAGAGACTATTAAGGATAAAGATATGACTTTGGAAGAAAGAGATATATATAGAGCAGAATTAATAAGAGAAAGATTTAGTGAGGAGGGTAAAGATGATTTTTAG
- a CDS encoding UvrB/UvrC motif-containing protein, with protein MLCENCQELDAKVHVSKIVNGKKEEIYLCEECAQINNNLDLGLDFSFNNLLTGLLNNQFHPHKINFTDKQISCDFCGLSYDKFTKRGRLGCNKCYSSFEEKIDKVLQRIHGTNEHTGKIPKRSGEKVKIIRQIEKLKKQIDQAVEKEEFEKAAEIRDEIKRLKGKIGE; from the coding sequence AATTGTCAAGAACTTGATGCTAAAGTACATGTAAGTAAGATTGTTAATGGAAAAAAAGAAGAAATATATCTTTGTGAAGAATGTGCTCAAATTAACAATAATTTAGATTTAGGGTTAGATTTTTCTTTTAATAATCTACTTACTGGTTTATTAAATAATCAATTTCATCCACATAAAATTAATTTTACTGATAAACAAATATCTTGTGATTTTTGCGGTTTAAGTTATGATAAATTTACTAAAAGGGGTAGATTAGGCTGTAACAAATGTTATAGCTCTTTTGAAGAAAAGATAGATAAAGTATTACAAAGAATCCATGGTACAAATGAACATACAGGAAAAATACCAAAACGTAGTGGGGAAAAGGTTAAAATTATAAGACAGATTGAAAAATTAAAGAAACAAATTGACCAAGCAGTAGAAAAAGAAGAATTTGAAAAAGCAGCTGAAATTAGAGATGAAATAAAAAGATTAAAGGGTAAAATTGGAGAATAA